A stretch of Crossiella cryophila DNA encodes these proteins:
- a CDS encoding type I polyketide synthase has translation MGMGLMSNEEKLREYLKRVTTDLHRTTKKLREVEEAGHEPVAIIGMSCRLPGGVDSPESLWDLVSTGGDAVGGFPADRGWDVEGRYDADPDNLGTYYAREAGFVYDAGKFDAGFFGISPREALAMDPQQRLILEASWEAFERSGIDPNSLRGSRTGVFSGAWFSGYTPGLDQSPQHLEGHLLSGAATSFVSGRVAYTLGLEGPALTVDTACSSSLVALHLAVKALRNNECGLALTGGVTVMSSLNSLVEFSRQGGLAADGRCKPFSAAADGFGFAEGVGMLVLERLSDAQRNGHQILAVIRGTAINQDGASNGLTAPNGPSQRRVIAEALGDARLTPAQVDVVEAHGTGTSLGDPIEAQALLATYGQDRDRPLWLGSVKSNIGHTQAAAGVAGVIKMVMAMRNGVLPQTLHVDEPSPHVDWSAGSVSLLTESLDWPDTGQPRRAGVSSFGMSGTNAHTILEQAPAVETVAAEPVATTVSPILLAARGADALRGQAERLLSFVDNNPGVSLNDLGFSLAATRSRFDHRALLATGDRDALRAGLGALAANMPDNALVQGVSGVDGRIVFVFPGQGSQWQGMALELLDTAPVFADRLTDCAQALAEFTDWDLLEVLRGNGPGFDRVDVVQPALWAVMVSLAALWRSYGVEPAAVVGHSQGEIAAAAVSGALSLRDAAKVVALRSKAIRALAGKGGMMSVALSGDQAADRLARWDGRISVAAHNGPASVVVAGDPDALDELFADCEANDIRVRKIPVDYASHSAHVETIRTELLDVLSGLEPKTADIPFYSTVTAAVIDTAKLDGEYWYTNLRQTVRFAETTRLLAQDGFRFFVEASPHPVLTFGVQETLTDLEAVAVGSLRREQGGLDRFLLSLGEAETRGLPVDLSPAFPGAQRIDLPTYAFQGRWYWLEPEHTAVAADPADAEFWTAVENEDLDGLAGTLGTGTESLSGVLPALTAWRRQRREQSTVDGWRYRVTWQQLTEPAAAPLTGTWLLVLPEQNHPLTTAVSAALRARGADVAELVLDRVDRAGLAQQLATLPVAPSGVLSLLGLDTSAHPEVSRGLRLTVTLTQALGDAAVDAPLWTVTSGAVGTGPADPVREPVAAQVWGFGRVAALEHARRWGGLIDLPGNADEQAIHRLTALLAGAGEEDQLAVRANGILARRLAHAPRGATKREWQPTGTVLVTGGTGAIGAQVARWLARNGADHLVLTSRRGPEAPGALELAAELGELGAKASIEACDISDREAVRELLARHPVTAIMHVAGVPQATAVTDTTQDELAEVTAVKIAGAAHLAEFAGDLDAFVLFSSNSGVWGSAGHTGYAAGNAYLDALAQHRRAQGKPALAVAWGAWAEGGMAEGDAGEQLRRRGILEMRPDLAIAALQRAMDEDETVIAIADMDWTKFAPTFTSVRPSPLLGELPEVKALLAETEPETDSGLAQRLATASPLEQRRALVDLVRTQVAGVLGHDTGEAVDPGRAFRELGFDSLTAVELRNRLTAATGLRLPATLAFDHPTPTVLAEFLRAELFPAVEGADESETRIRAALAALPLSRIRDAGLLDALLRLADGDPSAVESTVDEGETIDEMDADDLVRLALQGSDS, from the coding sequence CTGGGGATGGGCTTGATGTCGAACGAAGAGAAGCTCCGCGAGTACCTCAAGCGGGTCACCACCGACCTGCACCGCACCACCAAGAAGCTCCGAGAGGTCGAGGAGGCCGGGCACGAGCCCGTCGCCATCATCGGCATGAGCTGCCGCCTGCCCGGCGGGGTCGACAGTCCGGAATCCCTGTGGGACCTCGTCTCCACTGGCGGTGACGCGGTCGGCGGGTTCCCCGCCGACCGCGGGTGGGACGTGGAAGGGCGTTACGACGCCGACCCGGACAACCTGGGCACCTACTACGCCCGCGAGGCCGGATTCGTCTACGACGCGGGCAAGTTCGACGCCGGCTTCTTCGGCATCTCGCCGCGGGAAGCCCTCGCGATGGACCCGCAGCAGCGGCTGATCCTGGAAGCCTCCTGGGAGGCATTCGAGCGCTCGGGCATCGACCCGAACTCCCTGCGCGGCAGCCGGACCGGGGTGTTCAGCGGAGCGTGGTTCTCCGGTTACACCCCGGGTCTGGACCAGTCCCCGCAGCACCTGGAGGGCCACCTGCTCTCCGGCGCGGCCACCAGCTTCGTCTCCGGCCGGGTCGCCTACACCCTCGGCCTTGAGGGCCCGGCCCTCACCGTGGACACCGCCTGCTCCTCCTCGCTGGTCGCCCTGCACCTGGCGGTCAAGGCGTTGCGCAACAACGAATGCGGGCTCGCGCTCACCGGCGGCGTCACCGTGATGTCCAGCCTCAACTCGCTGGTCGAGTTCTCCCGGCAGGGCGGACTCGCCGCCGACGGCCGCTGCAAGCCGTTCTCCGCCGCGGCCGACGGCTTCGGTTTCGCCGAGGGCGTTGGCATGCTGGTGCTGGAACGGCTCTCCGACGCCCAGCGCAACGGCCACCAGATCCTCGCGGTCATCCGCGGCACCGCGATCAACCAGGACGGCGCCTCCAACGGCCTCACCGCGCCCAACGGCCCGTCCCAGCGCCGGGTCATCGCCGAGGCACTCGGCGACGCCCGCCTCACCCCGGCCCAGGTCGACGTGGTCGAGGCACACGGCACCGGCACCTCGCTCGGCGACCCGATCGAGGCCCAGGCCCTGCTCGCCACCTACGGCCAGGACCGCGACCGTCCACTGTGGCTCGGCTCGGTCAAGTCCAACATCGGGCACACCCAGGCCGCCGCGGGCGTCGCCGGTGTGATCAAGATGGTCATGGCGATGCGCAACGGGGTGCTGCCGCAGACCCTGCACGTGGACGAGCCCTCCCCGCACGTGGACTGGTCCGCCGGTTCGGTCTCGCTGCTCACCGAGAGCCTGGACTGGCCGGACACCGGGCAGCCGCGCCGTGCCGGGGTGTCCTCCTTCGGCATGAGCGGCACCAACGCGCACACCATCCTGGAACAGGCCCCGGCCGTCGAAACCGTTGCGGCCGAACCGGTCGCGACCACCGTGTCGCCGATCCTGCTCGCCGCCCGCGGCGCCGACGCCCTGCGCGGCCAGGCCGAGCGCCTGCTGTCCTTCGTGGACAACAACCCCGGCGTCTCCCTGAACGACCTCGGCTTCTCCCTGGCCGCCACCCGCAGCCGGTTCGACCACCGCGCGCTGCTGGCCACCGGCGACCGGGACGCACTGCGCGCCGGACTCGGCGCCCTCGCTGCGAACATGCCCGACAACGCACTGGTGCAGGGTGTGTCCGGAGTGGACGGCCGGATCGTCTTCGTCTTCCCCGGCCAGGGCTCGCAGTGGCAGGGCATGGCCCTCGAACTCCTCGACACCGCCCCGGTCTTCGCCGACCGGCTCACCGACTGTGCCCAGGCCCTGGCCGAGTTCACCGACTGGGATCTCCTGGAAGTCCTGCGCGGCAACGGCCCCGGCTTCGACCGGGTCGACGTCGTGCAGCCCGCACTGTGGGCCGTGATGGTCTCCCTGGCCGCGCTCTGGCGCTCCTACGGCGTCGAACCCGCCGCGGTCGTCGGCCACTCCCAGGGTGAGATCGCCGCCGCCGCCGTCTCCGGCGCGCTCTCGCTCCGCGACGCCGCCAAGGTGGTCGCGTTGCGCAGCAAGGCGATCCGCGCGCTGGCCGGTAAGGGCGGCATGATGTCGGTCGCGCTCTCCGGCGACCAGGCCGCCGACCGGCTGGCCCGCTGGGACGGCAGGATCTCGGTCGCCGCGCACAACGGCCCCGCCTCGGTGGTGGTCGCCGGTGACCCGGACGCCCTGGACGAGCTGTTCGCCGACTGCGAGGCCAATGACATCCGGGTGCGCAAGATCCCGGTGGACTACGCCTCGCACTCCGCGCACGTGGAAACCATCCGCACCGAACTCCTCGACGTCCTCAGTGGACTGGAGCCGAAGACCGCGGACATCCCCTTCTACTCCACCGTCACCGCGGCCGTCATCGACACCGCGAAGCTGGACGGCGAGTACTGGTACACCAACCTGCGCCAGACCGTGCGTTTCGCCGAGACCACCCGGCTGCTCGCCCAGGACGGCTTCCGCTTCTTCGTCGAGGCCAGCCCGCACCCGGTGCTCACCTTCGGCGTGCAGGAAACCCTAACCGACCTGGAAGCCGTCGCGGTCGGTTCGCTGCGCCGTGAGCAGGGCGGCCTGGACCGGTTCCTGCTCTCCCTCGGTGAGGCCGAGACCCGCGGCCTGCCGGTCGACCTGAGCCCGGCTTTCCCCGGCGCGCAGCGGATCGACCTGCCCACCTACGCCTTCCAGGGCCGCTGGTACTGGCTCGAACCCGAGCACACCGCCGTGGCCGCCGACCCGGCCGACGCCGAGTTCTGGACCGCGGTGGAGAACGAGGACCTGGACGGCCTGGCCGGCACCCTGGGCACCGGCACCGAGTCGCTCAGCGGCGTGCTGCCCGCACTGACCGCCTGGCGCAGGCAGCGCCGCGAACAGTCCACTGTGGACGGCTGGCGGTACCGGGTCACCTGGCAGCAGCTGACCGAACCGGCCGCCGCGCCGCTGACCGGCACCTGGCTCCTGGTTCTCCCCGAACAGAACCACCCCTTGACCACCGCGGTTTCGGCCGCACTGCGCGCTCGTGGCGCCGACGTCGCCGAGCTGGTGCTCGACCGCGTTGACCGCGCCGGGCTCGCCCAGCAGCTCGCCACCCTGCCCGTGGCGCCCAGCGGGGTTCTCTCCCTGCTGGGCCTGGACACCTCGGCCCACCCCGAGGTGTCCAGGGGGCTGCGACTGACCGTCACCCTCACCCAGGCCCTCGGCGACGCCGCCGTCGACGCTCCACTGTGGACCGTCACCAGTGGCGCGGTCGGCACCGGACCGGCCGACCCGGTCCGCGAACCGGTGGCCGCCCAGGTCTGGGGCTTCGGCCGGGTCGCCGCACTCGAACACGCCCGCCGCTGGGGCGGCCTGATCGACCTGCCCGGCAACGCCGACGAACAGGCCATCCACCGCCTCACCGCGCTGCTGGCCGGTGCGGGGGAGGAGGACCAGCTCGCGGTGCGCGCCAACGGCATCCTGGCCCGCCGCCTGGCGCACGCCCCGCGCGGCGCCACCAAACGCGAGTGGCAGCCCACCGGGACCGTGCTGGTCACCGGCGGCACCGGCGCGATCGGCGCCCAGGTGGCCCGCTGGCTGGCCCGCAACGGCGCCGACCACCTGGTGCTCACCAGCCGCCGCGGCCCGGAGGCCCCCGGCGCGCTCGAACTCGCCGCCGAACTCGGCGAGCTGGGCGCCAAGGCATCCATCGAGGCATGCGACATCAGCGACCGCGAAGCCGTGCGCGAGCTGCTCGCCCGGCACCCGGTCACCGCGATCATGCACGTGGCCGGCGTCCCGCAGGCCACCGCCGTCACCGACACCACCCAGGACGAACTGGCCGAGGTCACCGCGGTCAAGATCGCCGGAGCCGCGCACCTGGCCGAGTTCGCAGGCGACCTGGACGCCTTCGTGCTGTTCTCCTCCAACTCCGGGGTCTGGGGCAGCGCCGGGCACACCGGCTACGCCGCGGGCAACGCCTACCTGGACGCCCTCGCCCAGCACCGCCGCGCACAGGGCAAGCCCGCGCTCGCGGTGGCCTGGGGCGCCTGGGCCGAAGGCGGCATGGCCGAGGGCGACGCGGGGGAGCAGTTGCGCCGCCGCGGCATCCTGGAAATGCGCCCCGACCTGGCCATCGCCGCCCTGCAGCGGGCCATGGACGAGGACGAGACCGTCATCGCCATCGCGGACATGGACTGGACCAAGTTCGCACCCACCTTCACCTCGGTCCGCCCCAGCCCGCTGCTGGGCGAGTTGCCCGAGGTCAAGGCCCTGCTCGCCGAGACCGAACCGGAGACCGATTCCGGCCTGGCCCAGCGACTCGCCACCGCCTCCCCGCTGGAGCAGCGGCGCGCGCTGGTCGACCTGGTGCGCACCCAGGTGGCCGGGGTGCTCGGCCATGACACCGGCGAGGCGGTGGACCCCGGCCGCGCCTTCCGCGAACTGGGCTTCGACTCGCTGACCGCGGTGGAACTGCGCAACCGGCTCACCGCGGCCACCGGCCTGCGGCTGCCCGCCACCCTGGCCTTCGACCACCCCACGCCCACCGTGCTCGCCGAGTTCCTGCGCGCCGAGCTGTTCCCCGCGGTCGAGGGCGCCGACGAGTCCGAAACGCGGATCCGGGCCGCCCTGGCCGCCCTTCCGCTGTCCCGAATCCGGGACGCCGGCCTGCTGGACGCGTTGCTGCGCCTGGCCGACGGCGACCCCAGTGCAGTTGAGTCCACTGTGGACGAAGGCGAGACCATCGACGAGATGGACGCCGACGACCTGGTGCGCCTGGCCCTGCAGGGCTCCGACTCCTGA